A genomic window from Flavobacterium hankyongi includes:
- a CDS encoding GNAT family N-acetyltransferase, with protein sequence MTEIKKSTIEDNEILTEITKKSKAYWGYSDEQMENWSELLTITKSYIETNNVYKLLVDNLTIGYYSYIYLNEKEVKLDNLFVLPNYIGRGLGKLLMNDFLNRIKNTEIEKIILDSEPNAEKFYDYFGFIKVGQIETTIKDRYLPIMELKI encoded by the coding sequence ATGACGGAAATAAAAAAATCAACAATAGAAGACAACGAAATTTTGACTGAAATTACTAAGAAGTCAAAAGCTTATTGGGGATATTCTGACGAGCAAATGGAAAATTGGTCTGAATTACTGACAATAACGAAAAGCTATATTGAAACAAATAATGTTTACAAACTATTAGTTGACAATTTAACTATTGGATACTATTCATACATCTATTTGAATGAAAAAGAAGTAAAACTCGACAACTTATTTGTTTTGCCAAATTATATTGGACGCGGACTTGGAAAACTTCTTATGAATGATTTTCTGAATAGAATTAAAAACACTGAAATAGAAAAAATAATATTAGATTCTGAGCCAAACGCAGAAAAATTTTACGATTATTTTGGGTTTATTAAAGTTGGACAAATTGAAACAACAATTAAGGACAGATATTTGCCAATTATGGAACTAAAAATATGA
- a CDS encoding DUF6266 family protein produces MGKINQGILGGVSGKVGNVIGGNWKGIDYIRVKPSNVANPRTAGQVMQRTKFTVTLEFLQAIKPFVKAGYRNLANKKTEFNAAMSYILNNAITGVDPDYIVDYTLALLSRGGLSMPLNPSADASTSGEVTFTWGDNSAESNANATDKVMLLVYNPAKKESVSIVGDGNTRVDGSYNVAIPTTYAGDTLELFIAFMSADGTQLSNSMYLGSQIAG; encoded by the coding sequence ATGGGAAAAATTAATCAAGGTATTCTAGGAGGAGTATCAGGTAAAGTAGGTAATGTTATTGGTGGTAACTGGAAAGGGATTGACTACATCAGAGTTAAACCTTCAAATGTTGCAAATCCGAGAACAGCAGGTCAAGTAATGCAAAGAACAAAATTTACTGTGACTTTAGAGTTTTTACAAGCGATTAAGCCTTTTGTTAAAGCAGGTTACAGAAACCTTGCAAACAAAAAGACTGAGTTTAATGCTGCAATGTCTTACATCTTAAACAATGCAATTACAGGAGTAGATCCTGATTACATTGTAGATTACACATTAGCACTTTTGAGTAGAGGTGGTTTATCAATGCCTTTAAACCCTTCAGCTGATGCTTCAACTTCTGGAGAGGTTACATTCACTTGGGGAGACAACTCGGCTGAGAGTAATGCAAATGCTACTGATAAAGTAATGTTGTTAGTTTACAACCCAGCTAAAAAAGAATCTGTTTCAATTGTTGGGGATGGGAACACTCGTGTTGATGGTTCTTACAACGTAGCTATTCCAACTACCTATGCAGGAGACACTTTAGAGCTTTTTATAGCGTTTATGTCGGCTGATGGAACACAACTATCAAACAGCATGTATTTAGGCTCTCAAATCGCAGGATAA
- a CDS encoding DUF6943 family protein gives MTYHNVFTHQKDRVYSQPHFFVLSKGNNSGKPLKEPCPNCFVILVKTEEEAENLYWIALSLWKSKFWYQHLVGSVIPFLRLQEFKSNFRNKVLHIYKEHKKHTENVEKLKKLESLSTIYSKNLDTIERLKAAILHYYL, from the coding sequence ATGACTTATCACAACGTATTTACACACCAAAAAGACAGAGTTTACAGCCAACCCCACTTCTTCGTTTTAAGCAAAGGAAATAATAGCGGAAAACCTCTAAAAGAACCTTGCCCGAACTGCTTCGTAATACTGGTAAAAACCGAAGAAGAAGCCGAAAACCTCTATTGGATAGCATTAAGCTTATGGAAATCAAAATTCTGGTATCAACACTTAGTCGGTTCAGTTATTCCGTTTCTTCGATTACAGGAGTTTAAAAGCAATTTCAGAAATAAAGTGTTACATATCTACAAGGAACACAAAAAACACACTGAAAATGTCGAAAAACTCAAAAAACTAGAAAGTCTATCAACTATCTACAGCAAAAATTTAGACACCATAGAAAGATTAAAAGCTGCAATACTTCATTATTACCTCTAA
- a CDS encoding DUF6602 domain-containing protein, producing the protein MAEIFYDRLRDYFLKVAQALEAEAKIASIYPNSSDIGLHRELTFANFLRRHSPSKSNVFLGGYLFGEDGSESKQLDVIISTDTSPRFDYLKKDENGKTFVPVDGCLGVASIKSKLDKKELIDSLKNIASIPDKQNLTNNIHPDFYLDNYEDWPYKIIYASDGLQIKTIIKHIDDFYSNNPTPLNKRPNIIHVIGKYVIFRDMDITIDGQKAKKGQYVALDSNPDLVAFQCILNELQQNAAASNYIKFNYNTIYDQLSKS; encoded by the coding sequence ATGGCAGAAATATTTTATGATAGATTGAGAGATTATTTTTTAAAAGTAGCTCAAGCATTAGAAGCCGAGGCAAAAATAGCTTCCATTTATCCAAACTCATCCGATATTGGATTACATAGAGAATTAACCTTTGCTAACTTTTTAAGACGACATTCTCCATCAAAAAGCAATGTTTTTTTAGGAGGCTACTTATTCGGAGAAGATGGCTCAGAATCAAAACAGTTAGATGTAATTATATCTACCGATACATCTCCAAGATTTGACTATCTTAAGAAAGATGAAAATGGAAAAACGTTTGTGCCAGTAGATGGATGTTTAGGAGTTGCTTCAATTAAATCTAAATTGGATAAAAAAGAACTTATTGATTCATTAAAAAATATTGCTTCAATTCCAGACAAACAAAATCTTACTAACAATATACATCCTGATTTTTATTTGGACAACTACGAAGATTGGCCATACAAAATAATTTATGCATCCGATGGTCTACAAATAAAAACAATTATAAAACATATTGACGATTTTTATTCAAATAATCCAACACCATTAAACAAAAGACCAAATATAATTCATGTTATAGGTAAATATGTTATTTTCAGAGACATGGATATAACAATTGACGGACAAAAAGCTAAAAAAGGACAATATGTTGCGCTTGATTCAAATCCTGATTTAGTAGCATTTCAATGTATTTTAAATGAATTACAACAAAATGCTGCAGCATCAAACTACATTAAATTTAATTACAATACCATATATGACCAACTATCAAAAAGTTAA
- the drmB gene encoding DUF1998 domain-containing protein has protein sequence MGKYEQIQTRKTISAYGGVGSIIETRDGSIIIKPFDEWPFFISIDGNFQDHNNIEDVRFKNRLSKYFINLERLVKIPVNDLKNGFQLQNGEQNTIGASYFPEWFYCSSCNKFDKITEWKYNWLNNVDLNHKENFFPPKCYKCYAKNRNSKRKFFDLEQVRFILTAPNGDIADIPWDKWSMLKREKREKSNNENKDIDTNEETISLSNVDVPSDLLLEYRTSDKLDDLSGINIIAKNKEGETLNFTTLSGLFNLRIKNQELIPNAEIKDILFKPVIRSSNSVYYPNILSSIYIPAKDELNKTLIDYIKESHNDGDEPSRIVKDLKRNKNVSISEDTIKRLIDNDFIERDVEISKSENEYRFDEFKYITSKGNDEIKDLLIFDKVDSNYFQNDLIKSIFRMDKIKFTSVQTSYTRQEPISIDTALKEEDIESNKVDAIRKKYTSNKGLTTKYLPAIESFGEGIFFEFDNDNLDNWLNSNQLIKTRVEPILNNYHNFDSAFNKDIEVNPKLILIHTFSHLIIKELEYLCGYPSTSIQERIYVSETPNMNGVLIYTIAGSEGSYGGLTSLCDDDKIGKLIQSAIMRAKDCATDPICYHTTGQGVGNLNLSACFSCSLLPETSCELFNSFLDRRLLIDEVFGYFRNYLK, from the coding sequence ATGGGTAAATACGAACAAATACAAACTAGAAAAACCATAAGTGCTTATGGTGGTGTTGGCTCAATTATTGAAACTAGAGACGGTTCAATAATAATAAAACCATTTGATGAATGGCCTTTTTTTATTAGTATTGATGGTAACTTTCAAGACCATAATAATATTGAAGATGTTAGATTTAAAAATCGTTTAAGTAAATATTTTATCAATCTTGAACGATTGGTAAAAATTCCTGTAAATGATTTAAAAAATGGTTTTCAATTGCAAAACGGCGAACAAAATACTATTGGAGCGTCTTATTTTCCAGAATGGTTCTATTGTAGTAGTTGCAATAAATTTGATAAAATTACAGAATGGAAATACAATTGGTTGAATAATGTAGATCTAAATCATAAAGAAAATTTCTTTCCTCCAAAATGTTATAAATGTTACGCAAAAAATAGAAATAGTAAACGAAAATTCTTTGACTTAGAACAAGTACGTTTTATTTTAACTGCTCCAAATGGAGATATTGCCGATATTCCTTGGGATAAATGGTCAATGTTAAAAAGAGAAAAAAGAGAAAAATCTAACAATGAAAATAAAGATATTGATACAAATGAAGAGACTATTTCTTTATCTAATGTAGATGTACCAAGCGATTTATTATTAGAATATCGTACCTCAGACAAATTAGATGATTTAAGTGGTATTAATATTATTGCAAAAAATAAAGAGGGTGAAACATTAAATTTTACAACATTATCAGGTTTGTTTAATTTAAGAATTAAAAATCAAGAATTAATTCCAAATGCTGAAATTAAAGACATACTCTTTAAACCTGTTATTCGTTCTAGTAATAGTGTATACTATCCCAATATTTTATCCAGTATTTATATTCCAGCAAAAGACGAGTTAAATAAAACATTAATAGATTATATTAAGGAATCGCATAATGATGGTGATGAACCTTCAAGAATTGTAAAAGATTTAAAAAGAAATAAAAATGTATCAATTTCTGAGGATACAATAAAAAGATTAATTGATAATGATTTTATTGAAAGAGATGTAGAAATATCAAAGAGTGAAAATGAGTACCGTTTTGATGAGTTTAAATACATTACAAGTAAAGGAAATGACGAAATAAAAGACTTATTGATTTTTGACAAAGTAGATTCAAATTATTTTCAAAATGACTTAATAAAATCCATTTTCAGAATGGATAAAATAAAATTTACATCTGTTCAAACATCTTACACAAGACAAGAACCTATCTCAATTGATACAGCATTAAAAGAAGAAGATATTGAAAGTAACAAAGTTGATGCAATAAGAAAAAAATACACCTCAAATAAAGGATTAACAACAAAATATTTACCTGCCATTGAAAGTTTTGGTGAGGGTATATTTTTTGAATTTGACAATGATAATTTGGATAATTGGTTAAATTCAAACCAATTAATTAAAACAAGAGTTGAACCAATTTTAAACAACTATCATAATTTTGATTCTGCTTTTAACAAAGATATAGAAGTAAACCCTAAACTAATACTCATACATACTTTTTCACATTTGATAATAAAAGAATTAGAATATTTATGTGGTTATCCTTCAACATCAATTCAAGAACGAATTTACGTTAGTGAAACTCCTAATATGAATGGTGTTTTAATTTATACTATTGCAGGTTCAGAAGGGAGTTATGGTGGCTTAACTTCATTATGTGATGATGATAAGATTGGTAAACTAATTCAATCTGCAATTATGAGAGCAAAAGATTGTGCCACAGATCCAATTTGTTATCACACAACTGGTCAAGGAGTTGGTAATCTAAATTTGTCAGCTTGTTTTAGTTGTTCTTTATTACCCGAAACATCATGTGAGCTATTCAATAGTTTTTTAGATAGAAGACTATTAATTGATGAAGTATTTGGTTATTTTAGGAATTATTTAAAATAG